In Mytilus galloprovincialis chromosome 1, xbMytGall1.hap1.1, whole genome shotgun sequence, the following are encoded in one genomic region:
- the LOC143063616 gene encoding uncharacterized protein LOC143063616, translating into MFVNISNSVRSSTPSAERLISKTRICNDTLDSGIFSPLANKMNKDPTLLSTGMLQISPLKMPLSPAKIKNESIMSEMTDISISEEWEKDFFSNFEENLFNMDIDDRMLSDILKSPKGKAAMNEMIRSPKGKAFVNKMMKSPKGKLMKQQFDNELPGLSNESPSSFDAKQLSTTPMKPELKGMLKMSNSKRRLTMTDPNIQGNMDTDAEIDLYIQQNILGKVKTENNQIQRRQRTEFVPIQPKENQEPVVWPSQERLKFARAQFQKTLQMAVQKVSQDPNKKKVKFQEPAKYRMDKYPEIKQALARPTAGQGKRQFPKIKPLTIEPKDLLVPFMESSENTSWYTYDDSDDDGEEWTEDVPFSSQKRSKNSRLQNKRRKY; encoded by the coding sequence ATGTTCGTGAATATATCCAACAGTGTTAGAAGTTCAACACCTTCAGCGGAGAGATTAATATCAAAGACCAGAATCTGTAATGATACGTTAGACAGTGGTATTTTCTCTCCCTTAGCTAACAAAATGAATAAAGATCCAACTCTGTTATCTACAGGAATGTTACAGATTAGTCCATTAAAAATGCCGTTATCTccagcaaaaattaaaaatgagtcGATTATGTCAGAAATGACTGACATCAGTATTTCAGAAGAATGGGAAAAGgactttttttccaattttgaagaaaatttgTTCAACATGGATATTGATGATCGCATGTTGTCTGACATTTTGAAGTCCCCAAAGGGAAAGGCTGCCATGAATGAAATGATACGCTCACCAAAAGGAAAAGCATTTGTTAATAAAATGATGAAGTCACCAAAAGGAAAATTGATGAAACAACAGTTTGATAATGAACTTCCAGGTTTGAGCAATGAAAGCCCAAGCAGTTTTGATGCAAAACAATTGTCCACTACACCTATGAAACCAGAGTTAAAAGGAATGCTGAAAATGTCTAATTCAAAGCGTAGATTAACAATGACAGACCCAAATATACAGGGAAACATGGACACTGATGCAGAAATAGATCTTTATATACAACAAAATATCTTGGGAAAGGTTAAAACTGAAAACAATCAAATACAGCGTAGGCAAAGGACTGAATTTGTTCCAATTCAACCCAAAGAGAACCAGGAGCCAGTTGTTTGGCCATCACAAGAGAGATTAAAATTTGCCAGGGCACAGTTCCAAAAAACCCTGCAGATGGCAGTACAGAAAGTTTCACAGgatcctaataaaaaaaaagtaaaatttcaagaGCCAGCAAAATATAGAATGGATAAGTATCCAGAAATAAAACAAGCACTTGCAAGACCAACTGCAGGTCAAGGAAAACGTCAGTTTCCTAAGATTAAACCATTGACTATTGAACCTAAAGACCTGTTAGTGCCATTCATGGAGAGTTCAGAAAACACATCATGGTATACTTATGATGATAGCGACGATGATGGTGAAGAATGGACAGAAGATGTACCATTCTCTTCACAGAAAAGGAGCAAGAACTCTAGGTTACAAAACAAGCGACGGAAATATTGA
- the LOC143063562 gene encoding tafazzin-like isoform X3: protein MDDLLLWGCLKWRNTVQPAKVRWITAANDICFTKWSHALFFSLGRVVPIIRGDGVYQRSMDFIIEKINNGDWTHIFPEGRVNIDKSFIRFKWGVGRLVAEAKKIPVVLPMYHVGMDDILPNNKPYVPRIRKKVTLLIGQPMEFTEDVELMRLMKKTPTEIRKYITDKIQDEIYKLKEKAERLHVESFQEQV, encoded by the exons ATGGATGATCTGTTGCTATGGG GATGTCTGAAGTGGAGAAATACAGTTCAACCTGCCAAGGTACGATGGATAACAGCTGCTAATGATATCTGTTTCACCAAGTGGTCCCACGCTCTGTTCTTCAGTCTAGGAAGAGTAGTGCCAATTATAAGAGGAGATGGGGTATACCAGAGGAGTATGGACTTTATAattgagaaaataaataatgGGGACTGGACACATATATTTCCTGAAG gAAGAGTGAACATAGACAAAAGCTTCATTAGATTTAAATGGG GAGTAGGCAGACTGGTTGCAGAGGCCAAAAAAATTCCTGTTGTCTTGCCAATGTACCATGTAG GAATGGATGATATACTTCCAAATAACAAACCTTATGTACCAAGAATCAGAAAG AAGGTGACACTGTTGATTGGACAGCCTATGGAATTTACAGAAGATGTAGAATTAATGAGGCTTATGAAGAAAACACCT actgaaattagaaaatacatAACAGACAAGATTCAAGATGAAATATACAAACTGAAAGAAAAAGCTGAAAGATTACATGTTGAATCATTTCAAGAACAAGTTTGA
- the LOC143063562 gene encoding tafazzin-like isoform X1: MDLQHVQGVNRIQRDPKYWFFSERPNKIWSFFSFLVIFLTLVYCKVMKGLLNTYKIHNKERLYKCLYDREEKRGLVTVSNHDSCMDDPLLWGCLKWRNTVQPAKVRWITAANDICFTKWSHALFFSLGRVVPIIRGDGVYQRSMDFIIEKINNGDWTHIFPEGRVNIDKSFIRFKWGVGRLVAEAKKIPVVLPMYHVGMDDILPNNKPYVPRIRKKVTLLIGQPMEFTEDVELMRLMKKTPTEIRKYITDKIQDEIYKLKEKAERLHVESFQEQV; encoded by the exons ATGGATTTACAGCATGTACAGGGTGTTAATAGGATACAAAGAGACCCAAAATACTGGTTCTTCTCAGAAAGGCCAAACAAAATTTGGAGTTTTTTCAGTTTCCTAGTAATTTTTCTTACTCTTGTTTACTGCAAAGTAATGAAAG GATTGCTGAACACATACAAAATTCATAATAAGGAGAGATTATACAAATGTTTGTACGACAGAGAAGAGAAAAGAGGACTTGTAACTGTTAGTAACCATGACAGCTGTATGGATGATCCATTGCTATGGG GATGTCTGAAGTGGAGAAATACAGTTCAACCTGCCAAGGTACGATGGATAACAGCTGCTAATGATATCTGTTTCACCAAGTGGTCCCACGCTCTGTTCTTCAGTCTAGGAAGAGTAGTGCCAATTATAAGAGGAGATGGGGTATACCAGAGGAGTATGGACTTTATAattgagaaaataaataatgGGGACTGGACACATATATTTCCTGAAG gAAGAGTGAACATAGACAAAAGCTTCATTAGATTTAAATGGG GAGTAGGCAGACTGGTTGCAGAGGCCAAAAAAATTCCTGTTGTCTTGCCAATGTACCATGTAG GAATGGATGATATACTTCCAAATAACAAACCTTATGTACCAAGAATCAGAAAG AAGGTGACACTGTTGATTGGACAGCCTATGGAATTTACAGAAGATGTAGAATTAATGAGGCTTATGAAGAAAACACCT actgaaattagaaaatacatAACAGACAAGATTCAAGATGAAATATACAAACTGAAAGAAAAAGCTGAAAGATTACATGTTGAATCATTTCAAGAACAAGTTTGA